The sequence TGGGCTCACGCGAAAACGCCGCCGGCACGTCGACCTTGCCGACCGCTTTGCCGGTGGTGTCCAAGAGCGGGAGATTCGTGTTGCTCATTTGGCCTTCGCTTTCACGGACGGCCGGACGAGCACGATCGTGTTGCGCCCGCCGGGGACCGCGCCGCTCACCAGCAACAGGTTGCGCTCGGCATCCGCGCTGACGACCTCGAGATTGAGCGAAGTGACGCGCTCGACACCCAGATGCCCTGGACGGTGGCTGCCTTTGACGGTCTTGGCCGCGTTGGTGTCGCCGTTGGACGCCGGCTGGCGATGGATCATCGAGCCGTGGCTCGCGCCGCCGCCCGATCCGTTCCAACGTTTGATGATGCCGGCGTAACCGCGCCCTTTGCTCGTGCCGATCACGTCGACCTTATCGCCTGCCGCGAACGCCTCGACGGTGACGGTGTCGCCCGCTTTGGCATCGCCCAAGTCGTCGCGGAACTCGCGCAGCACCGCTTTGGGCGCGGTGTTGAGCTTCTCGAAGCGGCCGCGCTGCGGCTTGGTCAGCTGCTTGTGCTTGGCATCTTCGAAGCCAAGCACAACCGCGTCGTAGCCGTCTTTGTCAAGCGCTTTGCGTTCGATCACAGAGCATGGGCCGGCGGCGATCACGGTGACGGGCACGTAACGTCCGTCTTCCGTGAACACGTTGGTCATGCCGAGCTTGCGACCGATGATGTTCTTCATTG comes from Candidatus Eremiobacteraceae bacterium and encodes:
- the rplC gene encoding 50S ribosomal protein L3, which produces MKNIIGRKLGMTNVFTEDGRYVPVTVIAAGPCSVIERKALDKDGYDAVVLGFEDAKHKQLTKPQRGRFEKLNTAPKAVLREFRDDLGDAKAGDTVTVEAFAAGDKVDVIGTSKGRGYAGIIKRWNGSGGGASHGSMIHRQPASNGDTNAAKTVKGSHRPGHLGVERVTSLNLEVVSADAERNLLLVSGAVPGGRNTIVLVRPSVKAKAK